CGCGGGTCAGCTTCCGCACGGCGGGGGCGAGGCCCACGGTGGAGACGGTGATGTGGCGGGCGCCCATCCCGAAGCCCTCCGGTGCGGGCGCGTTCAGGCGCTTGCACACGGTGGCGACGGGGCGGTAGTTCGCCAGCGGCTCCCCCATCCCCATGAACACGATGTTGGAGACGCGGCCGGTGCCGCCGGGCAGCTCGCCGCGGGAGAGCATGCGGTTGGCGATGCGGACCTGCTCGAGGATCTCGGCGGTCGAGAGGTTGCGGGTCAGGCCCATCTGGCCGGTGGCGCAGAAGGGGCAGTTCATGCCGCAGCCGGCCTCGGAGGAGATGCACAGGGTGACGCGGTCGCTGTAGCGCATCAGCACCGACTCGACCATGGAGCCGTCGAACAGCTTCCACAGGAACTTCTGGGTGGCGCCGTGGTCCGCGCTCTGGCGGGAGACCACGCTCAGCAGCGGCGGGAAGAACCGGTCCACGAGCTCCTGGCGGCGGTCCTTGGGCAGGTCCGTGAGGTCCTCGGGGTCGGTGGTGAAGTGCCCGAAGTAGTGCACCGACAGCTGCTTGGCGCGGAAGCCGGGCAGGCCCATCTCCTCGACCGCCGCGATGCGCTCGTCCATGCTGAGGTCCGCCAGGTGCGCCGGCGGCTTGCCGCGCCGGGTGGGGCGCAGCTGCAGCTGGCCGGGCGCCAGGGCGACC
This genomic interval from Brachybacterium aquaticum contains the following:
- the rlmN gene encoding 23S rRNA (adenine(2503)-C(2))-methyltransferase RlmN, with translation MNDTADRAESAPAPRTNLPDLSREAVPGQKVALAPGQLQLRPTRRGKPPAHLADLSMDERIAAVEEMGLPGFRAKQLSVHYFGHFTTDPEDLTDLPKDRRQELVDRFFPPLLSVVSRQSADHGATQKFLWKLFDGSMVESVLMRYSDRVTLCISSEAGCGMNCPFCATGQMGLTRNLSTAEILEQVRIANRMLSRGELPGGTGRVSNIVFMGMGEPLANYRPVATVCKRLNAPAPEGFGMGARHITVSTVGLAPAVRKLTRENIPVTLAVSLHAPDDALRNELVPINTRFDVDEILDAAYEYFETTGRRVSIEYALIRDINDQQHRAQLLADRLIAKGGAHWVHVNPIPLNPVKGSKWTASDPLVEKRFVETLRDNGISATIRDTRGSDIDGACGQLAAEVIESDAHRADRESRVARVEAIAGAAPAGAGAGE